In the Cheilinus undulatus linkage group 19, ASM1832078v1, whole genome shotgun sequence genome, one interval contains:
- the LOC121527095 gene encoding somatomedin-B and thrombospondin type-1 domain-containing protein, producing MMGPSVELSCLLLLVSALGKNIFMVSGGCSGKCCRGRDLSCSTTDWRMDRVYGTCYCDEGCVRTKDCCFDYFTECPAQDCAVSDWSFWSGCARPCKPSVRVRVRHVERQPGNSGEPCPSLEERSGCREYRDHQGRACGLHTGPAFITSMEFGKGRPKHDHYGNLLNPGFCVEFTLESRTPHCTVQNRPHTHWMRYITEGFKVCVVCEPPAMRNNSGSCQGDGQESDKDAVLHWQAVGNQQCSGTWKKIQKTRQCNCPPQHSFVFI from the exons ATGATGGGACCCTCTGTGGAGTTAtcctgtttgctgctgctggtttctGCTCTGGGGAAGAATATCTTCATGGTGTCAggaggttgttcaggtaaatgCTGCAGAGGCAGAGACTTGAGCTGTTCGACCACTGACTGGAGGATGGATCGGGTGTATGGGACATGCTACTGTGACGAGGGCTGCGTCAGGACCAAGGACTGCTGCTTTGACTACTTCACAGAGTGCCCAG CTCAGGACTGCGCAGTGAGCGACTGGAGCTTCTGGAGCGGCTGTGCCAGGCCCTGCAAACCCTCAGTGAGGGTCCGTGTCCGCCACGTGGAGCGGCAACCGGGTAACAGTGGAGAGCCCTGTCCCAGCCTCGAGGAACGCAGCGGCTGCAGGGAGTACAGAGACCACCAGGGTAGAGCCTGTGGACTCCACACag GTCCTGCATTCATCACCAGTATGGAATTTGGCAAAGGAAGGCCCAAACACGACCACTATGGAAACCTCCTCAACCCTGG GTTTTGTGTTGAATTCACCCTGGAGTCTCGGACACCCCACTGTACGGTACAGAACCGGCCTCACACACACTGGATGCGCTACATAACCGAGGGCTTTAAAGTGTGTGTGGTATGTGAGCCTCCTGCCATGCGAAACAATAGTGGCAGCTGCCAAGGAGACGGTCAGGAATCAGACAA AGATGCCGTACTCCACTGGCAGGCCGTGGGGAACCAGCAGTGTAGCGGGACGTGGAAAAAGATCCAGAAGACCCGGCAGTGCAACTGTCCACCACAGCACAGCTTCGTCTTCATCTGA